Proteins from a single region of Sporosarcina sp. P33:
- the sufC gene encoding Fe-S cluster assembly ATPase SufC, translating into MATLEIKDLHVQIEGKEILKGVTLTINTNEIHAIMGPNGTGKSTLASAIMGHPKYEVTSGSITIDGEDVLAMEVDERAKAGLFLAMQYPSEITGVTNADFLRSGMNARREEGDEISLMKFIRELDSKMEFLEMDEDMATRYLNEGFSGGEKKRNEILQLMMLKPKFAVLDEIDSGLDIDALKVVSKGINEMRGEGFGCLIITHYQRLLNYIKPDHVHIIMQGRIVKTGGPELAEKLESQGYDWIKEELGIEDETVGQEA; encoded by the coding sequence ATGGCAACTTTGGAAATTAAAGATCTTCATGTCCAAATTGAGGGCAAAGAAATCTTGAAGGGTGTTACCTTAACAATAAATACAAATGAGATCCATGCAATCATGGGTCCCAATGGTACGGGGAAATCCACACTTGCATCTGCAATTATGGGACACCCGAAATATGAAGTTACATCTGGAAGCATCACAATTGATGGAGAAGACGTTCTGGCAATGGAAGTGGATGAGCGTGCGAAAGCTGGTTTGTTCCTTGCAATGCAGTATCCAAGTGAAATCACTGGCGTAACAAACGCAGATTTCCTGCGTTCAGGAATGAATGCCCGTCGTGAAGAGGGCGACGAAATTTCCTTGATGAAATTTATCCGTGAACTGGACAGCAAGATGGAGTTCCTGGAAATGGATGAAGATATGGCAACACGTTATTTGAACGAAGGTTTCTCAGGCGGAGAGAAAAAGCGCAACGAAATTCTTCAGCTTATGATGTTGAAACCAAAATTTGCAGTACTTGACGAAATTGACTCAGGTCTGGATATCGATGCATTGAAAGTTGTTTCTAAAGGAATCAATGAAATGCGCGGCGAAGGCTTCGGCTGCCTGATCATCACTCACTATCAGCGCTTGTTGAACTATATCAAGCCGGATCACGTGCACATCATCATGCAGGGCAGAATCGTCAAAACTGGCGGACCTGAATTGGCTGAGAAACTTGAGAGCCAAGGATATGACTGGATTAAAGAAGAGCTTGGTATTGAAGACGAGACAGTTGGACAAGAAGCATAA
- a CDS encoding dicarboxylate/amino acid:cation symporter, whose product MKFKLGLIWRILIAIALAIGLGLLLPAIHEGFANWFVRLAATFNMLFGGFLNFIVPLIIIAFIAPSIAKLGAGSGKLLGMSAAFAYGSTITAGLLAYAAASTILPNFIHQSTDAEIAEGARAAGEAFFEMEMAPMMGIMTALLMAFVLGIGMAAIKGKTMLSFFEEFNLIIDKVISVVIIPLLPFHIFGIFLNMTYTGEVANVLSVFILVFIMIIILHLIMLTFQYTVAGTLNKRNPFVLMKTMLPAYLTAIGTQSSAATIPVTLRQAKKTGASERVTNFAVPLFATIHLSGSTITIVSCSIGVMLMNGFDISFGMYLQFIFMLGVTMIAAPGVPGGAVVAATGLLSTMLGFTDAMVALMIALYLAQDSFGTATNVTGDGALAMIVDRFTKKA is encoded by the coding sequence GTGAAGTTTAAACTAGGGCTTATTTGGCGTATTTTGATAGCCATTGCGCTGGCGATCGGACTTGGATTATTGCTGCCCGCGATTCATGAAGGTTTCGCGAACTGGTTCGTTCGATTAGCAGCCACGTTCAATATGTTGTTTGGCGGATTCTTGAACTTTATTGTGCCACTCATCATTATTGCGTTTATCGCGCCAAGTATTGCGAAGCTCGGGGCGGGGTCAGGGAAGCTGCTGGGAATGTCTGCAGCGTTTGCCTATGGCTCCACCATTACCGCAGGATTGCTCGCGTATGCTGCGGCATCGACTATTCTGCCTAATTTTATTCATCAATCCACTGATGCAGAGATTGCGGAAGGTGCACGTGCTGCCGGAGAAGCCTTCTTTGAGATGGAAATGGCGCCGATGATGGGAATTATGACGGCGCTGCTCATGGCATTCGTGCTTGGAATTGGCATGGCGGCGATTAAGGGAAAGACGATGCTGTCATTCTTTGAAGAGTTCAACTTGATTATCGATAAAGTTATTTCTGTCGTAATCATTCCGCTGCTGCCGTTTCATATCTTCGGGATTTTCTTAAATATGACGTATACCGGTGAAGTGGCAAATGTATTGTCTGTATTTATCCTGGTATTTATCATGATTATCATTCTTCATCTGATTATGCTGACATTCCAGTATACAGTGGCAGGTACATTGAATAAACGTAATCCGTTTGTCCTGATGAAAACGATGCTGCCTGCTTATTTAACAGCAATCGGCACGCAATCATCAGCCGCAACGATTCCTGTTACACTGCGTCAGGCGAAAAAGACCGGCGCTTCTGAACGGGTGACAAATTTTGCGGTGCCGCTGTTTGCGACTATTCACTTGTCAGGCAGTACGATCACAATTGTGTCTTGCTCTATCGGCGTCATGCTGATGAATGGATTCGACATTAGCTTTGGCATGTATCTGCAATTTATTTTCATGCTGGGCGTTACGATGATTGCAGCCCCGGGTGTGCCGGGCGGTGCAGTAGTAGCGGCAACTGGACTTCTTTCCACCATGCTTGGATTCACTGACGCTATGGTGGCGTTAATGATTGCGCTGTACCTGGCACAGGACAGTTTCGGAACAGCAACAAATGTTACAGGCGACGGCGCACTTGCAATGATCGTCGACCGTTTTACAAAAAAAGCATAG